The proteins below come from a single Kiritimatiellia bacterium genomic window:
- a CDS encoding diacylglycerol kinase family protein, producing the protein MSRRSLGASFRDAMRGLIAWVRHDAHGRIVAVSALAVIIAGALVRLDPREWALALGAVGLVGAAEALNSALETLADALHPGEHAGIGRAKDVAAGAVLLAILVAAAIGALVFLPRLLGWWRAGG; encoded by the coding sequence ATGAGTCGCCGCTCACTTGGGGCTTCGTTCCGCGATGCGATGCGCGGACTGATCGCGTGGGTCCGCCACGACGCGCACGGGCGGATCGTCGCGGTCTCCGCGCTCGCGGTGATCATCGCCGGTGCGCTGGTACGGCTGGACCCTCGCGAATGGGCACTGGCGCTCGGTGCCGTGGGGTTGGTGGGCGCGGCCGAAGCGTTGAACTCCGCGCTCGAGACGCTCGCGGACGCGCTGCATCCTGGCGAGCATGCCGGCATCGGCCGGGCGAAAGACGTCGCGGCGGGCGCGGTGCTGCTGGCGATACTGGTGGCCGCCGCGATCGGCGCACTGGTGTTTCTGCCCCGGTTGCTCGGCTGGTGGCGCGCCGGCGGCTGA